Proteins found in one Amycolatopsis umgeniensis genomic segment:
- the rnhA gene encoding ribonuclease HI produces the protein MADSAVEIYTDGACSGNPGPGGWGAVLRYGDVEKEIYGGDAGPTTNNRMELMAPIEALESLKRRVTVNLYTDSTYVRNGITSWVRNWKNNGWMTSAKTPVKNADLWRRLDEAASRHDVEWHWVKGHAGHPENERADRLAVKGVEEVMGRPVVQPGERSARRR, from the coding sequence GTGGCGGATTCAGCGGTCGAGATCTACACCGATGGCGCGTGCAGCGGGAATCCCGGCCCCGGCGGCTGGGGAGCGGTGCTGCGGTACGGCGACGTCGAGAAGGAGATCTACGGCGGGGACGCCGGGCCGACCACGAACAACCGGATGGAGCTGATGGCGCCCATCGAGGCGCTCGAAAGCCTCAAACGCCGGGTCACGGTGAACCTCTACACCGACAGCACGTACGTCCGGAACGGCATCACCAGCTGGGTGCGGAACTGGAAGAACAACGGCTGGATGACCTCGGCCAAGACACCGGTCAAGAACGCCGACCTGTGGCGCCGCCTCGACGAAGCCGCCTCACGGCACGACGTCGAATGGCATTGGGTCAAGGGCCACGCCGGGCATCCGGAGAACGAGCGAGCGGACCGGCTCGCCGTCAAAGGCGTGGAAGAGGTCATGGGACGACCCGTGGTCCAGCCCGGCGAACGGTCCGCTCGGCGTCGTTAG
- a CDS encoding MFS transporter, with protein sequence MPARAASFRSVFAVAEFRRIWLAHLLSVAGDQLARVALTVLVFDRTSSAGWASAAYALTFVPDLLGGALGGVADRFSRRTVMVVTDVGRAVLIALMAVPGLPLPAAAALLFLVQLMAGPFYAARQAMLPDLLDPDRLVVGQAVISSTYQAGLVVGFGAGAAVVTGLGVPGALLIDAGTFALSAVMLRFGLSRYPPSAPRRHKRPSLIEGCRLVARDRKLRWLLLIACCCGFYVVPEGLAVPVAAELGGAGALPWLLAANPVGSVLGGILLSRIPRERQVRVLGGLAVASSLVLIPTGWAPGLVTIVVLWTISGAFSAHDMITQTQYSLAAPPDHRGQVIGVAIAALRTAQAVGIAAAGLLAQIVAPTTVITVAAVAGVVVACVAGAGWSRAVSSRHGDPVGGTTSVGEHGS encoded by the coding sequence ATGCCAGCCCGAGCGGCGTCGTTCCGCAGCGTGTTCGCTGTCGCCGAGTTCCGCCGGATCTGGCTCGCGCATCTGCTCTCGGTCGCGGGTGACCAGCTGGCCAGGGTCGCGCTCACGGTGCTGGTGTTCGACCGGACGTCGTCGGCGGGATGGGCTTCGGCGGCGTACGCGCTGACCTTCGTGCCCGATCTCCTCGGTGGTGCGCTCGGTGGCGTCGCGGACCGGTTCTCGCGACGCACCGTGATGGTGGTGACCGACGTCGGCCGCGCGGTCTTGATCGCGCTCATGGCCGTGCCCGGGCTGCCGCTGCCCGCCGCGGCCGCGCTGTTGTTCCTCGTGCAGCTCATGGCCGGGCCGTTCTACGCGGCACGCCAGGCGATGCTGCCGGATCTGCTCGATCCCGACAGGCTGGTCGTCGGTCAGGCCGTCATCTCGTCCACGTACCAAGCCGGGCTCGTGGTGGGTTTCGGCGCGGGCGCCGCCGTCGTCACCGGCCTCGGCGTGCCCGGCGCGCTGCTGATCGACGCGGGGACGTTCGCGCTGTCGGCGGTCATGCTCCGCTTCGGACTTTCGCGGTACCCGCCCTCGGCGCCGCGCCGGCACAAGCGTCCGTCGCTGATCGAGGGCTGCCGTCTCGTCGCCCGCGACCGCAAGCTGCGGTGGCTGCTGCTCATCGCCTGCTGCTGCGGTTTCTATGTGGTGCCCGAGGGCCTCGCCGTCCCTGTCGCCGCCGAACTGGGCGGCGCGGGCGCGCTGCCGTGGCTGCTGGCCGCGAACCCGGTCGGCTCGGTGCTCGGCGGGATCCTGCTGAGCCGGATCCCGCGGGAACGGCAGGTCCGGGTGCTGGGCGGGCTCGCGGTGGCGAGCAGCCTGGTGCTGATCCCGACCGGCTGGGCGCCGGGCCTGGTCACGATCGTCGTGCTGTGGACGATCTCGGGCGCGTTCTCCGCGCACGACATGATCACCCAGACGCAGTACAGCCTCGCCGCGCCGCCGGACCATCGCGGTCAGGTGATCGGGGTCGCGATCGCGGCGTTGCGGACGGCACAGGCGGTGGGGATCGCGGCCGCCGGGCTGCTGGCGCAGATCGTCGCGCCGACGACCGTGATCACCGTCGCGGCTGTCGCGGGCGTGGTGGTCGCCTGCGTCGCCGGGGCGGGCTGGTCACGGGCGGTGTCGTCCCGCCACGGGGATCCGGTCGGCGGGACGACATCCGTCGGTGAACACGGTTCTTGA
- a CDS encoding putative quinol monooxygenase — MTVIVAGKVYVDPEERDRYVEGHQVIVEKARAHPGCLDVVISADTLEGGRVNIFEYWESEEVLNAWRAVSPAPTYSAEIQGGEVFKHQVSRSGPPFD; from the coding sequence ATGACGGTGATCGTGGCGGGGAAGGTGTACGTCGATCCGGAGGAGCGGGACCGGTACGTCGAAGGCCACCAGGTGATCGTGGAGAAGGCGCGGGCGCATCCCGGGTGTCTCGACGTGGTGATCTCGGCCGACACGCTCGAAGGCGGCCGGGTGAACATCTTCGAGTACTGGGAGTCGGAGGAGGTGCTGAACGCGTGGCGTGCGGTCTCGCCCGCGCCGACGTATTCCGCCGAGATCCAGGGCGGGGAGGTCTTCAAACACCAGGTTTCCCGCTCCGGGCCGCCGTTCGACTGA
- a CDS encoding glycosyltransferase family 39 protein, protein MKRFAWGPVGLVVAAQVLVLTLVSGRYGFHRDELYFLAAGKRLAWGYTDQPPLTPLLARLSTDLFGATPSGMRVAATLCAAATVVLLALVAREFGGGRGPQVLTAAITALAAFVVVNGHMLSTTTVDVLVWSALGLVILRLLRTGDGRWWLATGAVIGIGMENKWLVVLMVASIGLAVLAVGPRTVLFSGWLPVGLLLALALASPGLVWQMAHDLPMLSVAHGISVDDGAENRILFVPMQLLYLSPVVVPVWVAGALRLWRDPELRWARSVAVAYPVLCVLLLLLGGKPYYSAPFLLLLAAAGAEPCLRWLDRTWRRAMAIVPAVVGAAVSLLVGLPLLPVSALGPVLAVNKEQGEQAGWPELTSTVTRVWSEIPETQRSIAVIFTRNYGQAGALEYYGLPAVYSGHMSFADWGPPPNSSYGPVVVVGPHRPEWFAGCREMAVHDNGLGVENEEQGVKISLCTGPSRQWSSLWPELRRFY, encoded by the coding sequence GTGAAGCGATTCGCTTGGGGTCCGGTCGGTCTGGTCGTCGCCGCGCAGGTCTTGGTGCTGACCCTGGTGTCAGGACGCTACGGCTTCCACCGGGACGAGTTGTACTTCCTCGCCGCCGGCAAGCGGCTCGCGTGGGGCTATACCGATCAGCCGCCGCTGACGCCCTTGCTCGCGAGGCTCTCCACCGACCTCTTCGGCGCCACACCCTCCGGTATGCGCGTGGCCGCCACGTTGTGCGCGGCCGCGACCGTGGTCCTGCTGGCACTGGTGGCCCGCGAGTTCGGCGGAGGACGCGGCCCACAGGTCCTCACCGCCGCGATCACCGCGCTGGCGGCGTTCGTCGTGGTGAACGGGCACATGCTGTCGACGACCACCGTCGACGTACTGGTCTGGAGCGCGCTGGGCCTGGTGATCCTGCGCCTGCTCCGCACCGGCGACGGACGATGGTGGCTCGCGACCGGCGCCGTCATCGGGATCGGGATGGAGAACAAGTGGCTCGTCGTGCTGATGGTCGCCTCGATCGGGTTGGCGGTTCTCGCCGTCGGCCCGCGGACGGTGCTCTTCAGCGGCTGGCTCCCCGTCGGGCTCCTGCTCGCGCTGGCGCTGGCCTCACCCGGGCTGGTCTGGCAGATGGCCCACGACCTCCCGATGCTGAGCGTGGCTCACGGGATCAGCGTGGACGACGGCGCGGAGAACCGGATCCTGTTCGTGCCGATGCAACTGCTCTATCTCTCGCCCGTCGTCGTGCCGGTGTGGGTCGCCGGCGCGCTCCGGCTCTGGCGTGATCCCGAGCTACGCTGGGCCCGCTCGGTTGCCGTGGCCTATCCGGTGTTGTGCGTACTTTTGTTGCTACTGGGCGGAAAACCGTACTACTCGGCCCCGTTCCTGCTGCTGCTCGCGGCCGCCGGCGCGGAACCCTGCCTGCGCTGGCTCGACCGGACCTGGCGCCGTGCCATGGCCATCGTGCCGGCTGTCGTGGGCGCGGCCGTGTCACTCCTGGTCGGGCTGCCCCTGCTGCCGGTCTCCGCGCTGGGGCCGGTACTCGCGGTGAACAAGGAGCAAGGCGAGCAGGCGGGCTGGCCCGAGCTGACTTCGACGGTCACTCGGGTCTGGTCGGAAATCCCCGAGACGCAACGCTCGATCGCGGTGATCTTCACGCGGAATTACGGTCAGGCCGGCGCTTTGGAGTACTACGGCCTTCCCGCCGTGTACTCGGGGCATATGTCCTTTGCGGACTGGGGACCGCCTCCGAACAGTTCCTACGGTCCTGTCGTCGTGGTGGGTCCTCATCGTCCGGAGTGGTTCGCCGGTTGTCGCGAGATGGCGGTGCACGACAACGGTCTCGGGGTGGAGAACGAGGAGCAGGGAGTGAAGATTTCCTTGTGTACCGGGCCTTCTCGGCAGTGGTCTTCGTTGTGGCCCGAGCTGCGGCGCTTCTACTGA
- a CDS encoding GlxA family transcriptional regulator — MHTVAVLALDQVIPFDLSTPIEVFTRTRTADGGAGYRLLVCAEHPDVDAGHFTLRAPWGLEALREADTIIVPGTAEPARPLPEAVRDALTSAAARGTRIASICSGTFVLAAAGLLDGLRATTHWVAAGLLAELYPAVKVDPDVLYVDNGRILTSAGAAAGLDLCLHLIRRDHGSAIAADAARLSVMALEREGGQAQFIAPRHPPAPRGTALEPTLLWIQENLARDLSLTDIAARAGMSTRTLIRHFREQTGTTPLQWLHRARVRQAQHLLETTQDAVERISAEVGFGSPTSFRDRFKRTTGVSPVTYRRAFR; from the coding sequence ATGCACACCGTCGCCGTGCTCGCGTTGGACCAGGTGATCCCGTTCGACCTGTCGACACCCATCGAGGTCTTCACCAGGACACGGACGGCGGACGGCGGCGCGGGGTACCGGCTGCTCGTCTGCGCCGAACATCCGGACGTCGACGCCGGGCACTTCACCCTGCGCGCGCCGTGGGGGCTCGAGGCACTGCGCGAGGCCGACACGATCATCGTGCCCGGCACCGCCGAACCGGCCCGGCCGTTGCCGGAAGCCGTCCGCGACGCGCTCACCTCGGCCGCCGCGAGGGGCACGCGGATCGCCTCCATCTGCTCCGGCACGTTCGTCCTCGCCGCCGCGGGCCTGCTCGACGGCCTCCGTGCCACCACCCACTGGGTCGCCGCCGGCCTGCTCGCCGAGCTGTATCCGGCGGTGAAGGTCGACCCGGACGTGCTCTACGTCGACAACGGGCGGATCCTGACGTCGGCGGGCGCCGCCGCGGGACTGGATCTGTGCCTGCACCTGATCCGCCGCGATCACGGCTCCGCGATCGCGGCCGACGCGGCCCGCCTCTCGGTGATGGCGCTGGAACGGGAGGGCGGCCAAGCGCAGTTCATCGCGCCGCGGCATCCCCCGGCTCCCCGCGGCACGGCGCTGGAACCCACTTTGCTGTGGATACAGGAAAACCTGGCGCGCGATCTCAGCCTCACCGACATCGCCGCTCGCGCCGGGATGAGCACGCGCACGCTGATCCGGCATTTCCGCGAACAGACCGGGACGACACCGTTGCAGTGGCTGCACCGGGCGCGCGTCCGGCAGGCGCAGCATCTGCTGGAGACCACCCAGGACGCCGTCGAACGGATCAGCGCCGAGGTCGGTTTCGGTTCGCCCACCTCGTTCCGCGACCGGTTCAAGCGGACGACCGGCGTCAGCCCGGTCACCTATCGACGTGCTTTCCGTTGA
- a CDS encoding sensor histidine kinase, which produces MRLLSGLRPRLILAFAAMTIIGAAAAAGASYVSARNTILEAVQDAAMNQLKDRVSAYSRPLSTPPTQEQLNDFAGSLRLTAVAVYRDQRSVNGPDLTTFTPELRKTVAGDTRIQFQRLDRDAKPELLVGMPVLTRQPDGSMRASGVEVYSLTSLVQQQQAIEELAKKAWQTAALALPLAAALALLAARQVLRPVRALNTAAAQLGEGRLDVRLPAKGSDELAELVTTFNNTAAELERTVGELRAMEADARRFVADVSHELRTPLAAMNAVTDVLDEDAEALPPDTAVAARLVSGETRRLTRLVRDLVEISRFDAGRAELVLDEWDLATAIRDSLDARGWRDGEDLVVDLPEGVLARVDRRRLDLIVANLVGNAFRHGAAPVEARLRADEEGVTLEVDDHGPGIDPEVLPHVFDRFTKADTARARSEGSGLGLAIALENARLHGGDITAANTGHGARFVLRLPHLAEGGPR; this is translated from the coding sequence ATGAGGCTGCTCTCCGGGCTGCGTCCCCGGCTCATCCTGGCCTTCGCGGCGATGACGATCATCGGGGCGGCGGCCGCGGCGGGGGCCAGCTACGTTTCGGCCCGCAACACGATCCTCGAAGCGGTCCAGGACGCGGCGATGAACCAGCTGAAAGACCGGGTCAGCGCCTACAGCCGCCCTCTGTCCACCCCGCCGACTCAGGAGCAGCTCAACGACTTCGCGGGCAGCCTGCGGTTGACCGCCGTCGCCGTCTACCGGGACCAGCGCTCGGTCAACGGCCCGGATCTGACCACGTTCACACCCGAACTGCGGAAGACCGTCGCGGGCGACACCCGGATCCAGTTCCAGCGGCTGGACCGCGACGCCAAACCCGAGCTCCTGGTCGGCATGCCGGTACTGACGCGGCAGCCGGACGGGTCGATGAGGGCCAGCGGCGTCGAGGTGTACTCGCTCACCTCGCTCGTCCAGCAGCAGCAAGCCATCGAGGAACTCGCGAAAAAAGCCTGGCAGACCGCGGCGCTCGCACTGCCGCTCGCCGCCGCGCTGGCCCTGCTCGCCGCGCGGCAGGTGCTGCGGCCGGTCCGGGCGCTCAACACCGCCGCCGCCCAGCTCGGCGAGGGCAGGCTCGACGTCCGGCTGCCCGCCAAGGGGTCCGACGAACTAGCCGAACTGGTCACGACCTTCAACAACACCGCCGCCGAACTGGAGCGCACCGTCGGTGAGCTGAGGGCCATGGAAGCCGACGCACGCCGGTTCGTGGCGGACGTCTCGCACGAGCTCCGCACGCCGCTGGCGGCGATGAACGCGGTCACCGACGTCCTGGACGAGGACGCCGAAGCACTGCCGCCCGACACCGCGGTCGCGGCGCGGCTGGTCTCGGGTGAGACCCGCAGGCTGACCCGGCTCGTCCGGGACCTGGTCGAGATCTCCCGGTTCGACGCGGGCCGCGCCGAACTCGTCCTCGACGAATGGGATCTCGCGACGGCGATCCGGGACAGCCTCGACGCCCGCGGCTGGCGCGATGGCGAAGACCTGGTCGTCGACCTGCCGGAGGGCGTTCTCGCCCGGGTCGACCGGCGGCGGCTCGACCTGATCGTCGCCAATCTCGTCGGCAACGCGTTCCGGCACGGCGCGGCCCCGGTCGAGGCCCGTCTGCGCGCCGACGAGGAAGGCGTCACACTCGAAGTCGACGATCACGGGCCGGGGATCGACCCCGAGGTCCTGCCGCATGTGTTCGACCGGTTCACCAAGGCCGACACCGCGCGCGCCCGCTCCGAAGGCAGTGGGCTGGGCCTGGCGATCGCCCTGGAGAACGCCCGTCTGCACGGCGGCGACATCACGGCCGCCAACACCGGGCACGGCGCCCGGTTCGTCCTGCGCCTGCCGCATCTGGCCGAGGGAGGTCCGCGATGA
- a CDS encoding HNH endonuclease signature motif containing protein has translation MDTSEAFVALLKEIPDPRTLDDKDCVALAQAVSADIARLEAVRFRAIAQLSRHREGARSVTQEVAFALSLVDNHAGAMVATAEALTSRLPHTLGLMDQGKVSGFGAMKVAAATAWLSDENALAADALLEDRLADKNSEQIRKAASHAANTVDPEGADKRTEHHREGRRLTVRQGEAGVASIEVEDGPVEKVTAAHVRIDREARALKTGGETRTLDQLRADVALDLLLGGQGGKTERAEVFLYMDLFTYLGSNDDPAELAGHGHIPSSLAREIAAGSDTVLRRIITDPLSGQVLDLGRDRYRPTAGQSEFVRVRDRECRRPGCHRPAQACDIDHSVPWQFGGHTDTDDLIDLCRRDHRLKDEPGWIYRLTSDGALTITTPTGQTYDSTPPPLHEPRPKTPPVDEPPPF, from the coding sequence GTGGACACTTCTGAAGCCTTTGTGGCTCTCCTCAAGGAAATCCCCGACCCTCGCACGCTGGACGACAAGGACTGCGTTGCCCTGGCGCAGGCGGTATCGGCTGATATCGCACGATTGGAGGCGGTACGGTTCCGGGCCATCGCCCAGTTGTCGCGGCATCGCGAGGGCGCGCGAAGCGTCACACAGGAGGTCGCTTTTGCACTGTCCCTTGTGGACAACCACGCGGGCGCGATGGTCGCCACGGCTGAAGCGTTGACCTCCCGCCTGCCTCACACGCTGGGGTTGATGGACCAAGGGAAGGTCAGTGGCTTCGGGGCGATGAAGGTCGCCGCGGCGACCGCGTGGCTGTCGGACGAGAACGCGCTGGCCGCCGATGCGTTGCTGGAAGACCGGTTGGCGGACAAGAATTCCGAGCAGATCCGGAAGGCGGCGAGCCATGCGGCGAACACGGTGGATCCCGAGGGCGCCGACAAGCGTACCGAGCACCATCGCGAAGGGCGTCGTCTCACTGTGCGGCAGGGCGAGGCCGGGGTGGCGTCGATCGAGGTCGAGGACGGCCCCGTCGAGAAGGTCACCGCCGCCCATGTCCGGATCGATCGTGAAGCGAGGGCGCTGAAAACCGGCGGGGAGACCCGCACCTTGGATCAGCTGCGCGCCGACGTCGCCCTTGATCTCCTGCTGGGCGGGCAGGGCGGGAAGACCGAACGCGCCGAGGTGTTCCTCTACATGGACCTGTTCACCTATCTCGGTTCGAACGACGATCCGGCTGAGCTGGCCGGGCACGGTCACATCCCGTCGTCGTTGGCGCGGGAGATCGCGGCCGGGTCGGACACGGTGCTGCGGCGAATCATCACCGACCCGCTGTCGGGACAGGTACTGGATCTGGGCCGAGACCGGTACCGGCCGACAGCCGGGCAAAGCGAGTTCGTCCGGGTCCGGGACCGCGAATGCCGAAGACCGGGCTGTCATCGGCCCGCCCAAGCCTGCGATATCGACCACTCGGTGCCGTGGCAGTTCGGGGGTCACACCGACACTGACGATCTGATCGACCTGTGCCGCCGTGACCACCGGCTCAAAGATGAACCCGGCTGGATCTACCGGCTCACGTCCGACGGCGCCCTCACCATCACCACCCCGACCGGACAGACCTACGACAGCACACCGCCGCCGTTGCACGAACCTCGCCCGAAAACACCCCCGGTCGACGAACCGCCGCCTTTCTGA
- a CDS encoding diguanylate cyclase has product MRSYVLVVNLIAVLSTAATARLVPVTGTDLVRFGVLTLCAAIAIEGTRQIERQREYDRAPSVAYVDTKAVWSVAAVIALPPVLAAAMVVVTYTIAWLRIWPHQRPVLPHRWIFSAATVLCGTQAAVVVLSLGMRHYPGSPDSGLLAGLGDLAVIIVAAALRWAINTVLVMIAIALSSPPKSIGELFSGFGDQILEAGALGLGLVTAVVLVQANPLVLVGVVIALVALHRGLLLTQYRRDAHTDATTGLVTKRRWRQLAEEHLGRTRAGRKLGVLFLDLDNFKTINDTYGHPNGDLVLRAVGDALRAEIREQDVCGRWGGEEFAIVIPDVHSEETLRQVAERIRHQVAVVAVALPDRDTVLTDLTVSIGGALYPAANITSVDDLLVATDSALYRAKQGGRNRVELAPPTQ; this is encoded by the coding sequence GTGCGTTCCTACGTCCTGGTCGTGAATCTCATCGCAGTCCTCTCGACCGCCGCCACGGCCCGGTTGGTCCCGGTCACCGGCACCGACCTGGTGCGGTTCGGCGTGCTGACGCTGTGCGCGGCCATCGCGATCGAGGGCACCCGGCAGATCGAACGCCAACGGGAGTACGACAGGGCCCCGTCGGTCGCCTACGTCGACACCAAGGCGGTCTGGAGCGTCGCCGCCGTCATCGCGCTGCCGCCGGTGCTCGCCGCCGCGATGGTCGTGGTGACCTACACCATCGCATGGCTGCGGATCTGGCCACACCAACGGCCGGTTCTCCCCCATCGGTGGATCTTTTCCGCCGCGACGGTGCTCTGCGGCACGCAAGCCGCCGTCGTCGTCCTCAGCCTCGGCATGCGCCACTACCCCGGCTCGCCCGACTCGGGGTTGCTCGCCGGGCTGGGCGACCTCGCCGTCATCATCGTGGCCGCGGCCCTGCGCTGGGCGATCAACACCGTGCTGGTGATGATCGCGATCGCGCTCTCGTCGCCGCCGAAGTCGATCGGCGAACTGTTCTCCGGCTTCGGCGACCAGATCCTCGAGGCGGGCGCGCTCGGCCTCGGCCTGGTGACGGCCGTCGTCCTCGTCCAGGCCAACCCGCTGGTGCTGGTCGGGGTCGTCATCGCGCTGGTGGCGCTGCACCGAGGGCTGCTGCTGACGCAGTACCGGCGCGACGCCCACACCGACGCCACCACCGGGCTCGTCACGAAACGCCGCTGGCGCCAACTGGCCGAAGAGCATCTGGGCCGGACACGCGCGGGCCGCAAACTCGGCGTGCTGTTCCTCGACCTCGACAACTTCAAGACGATCAACGACACCTACGGCCACCCCAACGGCGACCTCGTCCTGCGCGCCGTCGGAGACGCGCTGCGCGCCGAGATCCGCGAGCAGGACGTCTGCGGGCGGTGGGGCGGCGAGGAGTTCGCGATCGTCATCCCGGACGTCCACAGCGAGGAGACCCTCCGCCAGGTGGCCGAACGCATCCGGCACCAGGTGGCGGTGGTCGCGGTCGCGCTGCCCGATCGCGACACGGTGCTGACCGACCTGACCGTGTCGATCGGCGGCGCGCTGTACCCGGCAGCCAACATCACCAGCGTCGACGACCTCCTCGTCGCCACCGACAGCGCGCTCTACCGCGCGAAGCAAGGTGGCCGCAACAGGGTCGAACTGGCTCCGCCGACGCAGTAA
- a CDS encoding response regulator encodes MASVLLIEDDASVREGLELALRRQAHTVHTAESGELGLEKLRVYQPDIVVLDLMLPGIDGFETCRRIRSAGEVPIIMLTARSDDFDIVAGLEAGADDYVTKPIEPRVLDARIRAVLRRAVSEKPASEEDPAEERHGRLVIDRAGLVVTKNGEPVSLTPTELKLLLELSRTPGQVYSRQQILSAVWDHDYLGDSRLVDACIQRLRAKIEDVPAKPDHVQTVRGFGYRFGRS; translated from the coding sequence GTGGCAAGTGTCCTTTTGATCGAAGACGACGCGTCCGTCCGGGAGGGTCTGGAACTCGCGCTGCGCCGTCAGGCGCACACCGTCCACACCGCCGAGAGCGGTGAGCTCGGACTGGAGAAACTGCGGGTCTACCAGCCCGACATCGTCGTACTGGACCTGATGCTGCCCGGGATCGACGGCTTCGAGACCTGCCGCCGGATCCGCTCGGCGGGTGAGGTGCCGATCATCATGCTCACCGCCCGCAGCGACGACTTCGACATCGTGGCCGGCCTGGAGGCGGGAGCCGACGACTACGTGACCAAACCGATCGAACCCCGGGTGCTCGACGCCCGGATCCGGGCGGTGCTGCGGCGCGCGGTGAGCGAGAAGCCCGCGAGCGAGGAGGACCCGGCCGAGGAACGGCACGGCCGTCTGGTCATCGACAGGGCCGGGCTGGTGGTCACGAAGAACGGCGAGCCGGTCTCGCTCACGCCGACAGAGCTGAAACTGCTGCTGGAGCTTTCGCGCACGCCGGGGCAGGTCTACAGCCGCCAGCAGATCCTCTCCGCCGTCTGGGATCACGACTACCTCGGCGACTCCCGGCTGGTCGACGCCTGCATCCAGCGCTTGCGCGCGAAGATCGAAGACGTGCCCGCGAAACCCGACCACGTCCAGACCGTCCGCGGCTTCGGGTACCGGTTCGGCCGTTCATGA
- the dinB gene encoding DNA polymerase IV, whose protein sequence is MTTEGPILHADLDSFYASVEQRDDPSLRGRPVIVGGGVVLAASYEAKAYGVRTAMGGGQARRLCPDAIVVPPRMRAYSAASKAVFEVFDNTTPLVEGISIDEAFLDVGGLLKIAGTPSRIAAKLRKDVLEQVGLPITVGVARTKFLAKVASGVAKPDGLLVVPHDKELEFLHPLPVERLWGVGKVTAQKLRERGVTTVGQMEGFGEKELVRMLGRGVGTHLHALSHNDDPRRVRTGRRRRSIGAQRALGSRPRSPAELDSTLLTLADRLARRLRSAHRVCRTVVLRMRFGDFTRATRSHTLLEATEQTGAIVAAARGLLATARPLIDERGLTLIGLALTNLSKDDAIQLALPFDAKPRDALDSTLDTVRDRFGSKSITRAVHLGQVEEPWVPLLPD, encoded by the coding sequence ATGACGACCGAGGGTCCCATCTTGCACGCCGACCTGGACTCGTTCTACGCGTCGGTCGAGCAGCGTGACGACCCGAGCCTGCGCGGGCGGCCGGTCATCGTCGGCGGCGGTGTCGTCTTGGCGGCCAGTTACGAGGCCAAGGCGTACGGCGTCCGCACGGCGATGGGCGGCGGCCAGGCGCGGCGGCTGTGCCCGGACGCGATCGTGGTCCCGCCTCGGATGCGCGCGTACTCGGCGGCGAGCAAGGCGGTCTTCGAGGTCTTCGACAACACGACGCCGCTGGTGGAGGGCATCTCGATCGACGAGGCCTTCCTCGATGTCGGCGGGCTGCTGAAGATCGCGGGCACGCCGAGCCGGATCGCCGCGAAACTGCGGAAGGACGTCCTGGAGCAGGTCGGCCTGCCGATCACCGTCGGCGTGGCCAGGACCAAGTTCCTCGCGAAGGTGGCCAGCGGCGTCGCGAAACCCGATGGTCTCCTGGTCGTGCCGCACGACAAGGAACTGGAATTCCTGCATCCGCTGCCTGTCGAGCGGCTGTGGGGCGTGGGCAAGGTGACGGCGCAGAAGCTCCGCGAGCGCGGCGTGACGACGGTCGGGCAGATGGAGGGGTTCGGGGAGAAGGAACTCGTCCGGATGCTCGGCCGGGGCGTCGGCACCCACCTGCACGCCCTGTCCCACAACGACGACCCGCGGCGGGTGCGGACAGGCCGCCGACGCCGGTCGATCGGGGCGCAGCGCGCGCTCGGGAGCAGGCCGCGCTCGCCCGCCGAACTCGACTCGACGCTGCTGACACTGGCCGATCGCCTCGCCCGGCGACTGCGCTCGGCGCACCGGGTGTGCCGGACGGTCGTCCTGCGGATGCGGTTCGGCGACTTCACCAGGGCGACGCGTTCGCACACCCTGCTGGAGGCGACCGAACAGACCGGCGCGATAGTCGCGGCGGCACGCGGCCTGCTCGCGACGGCGAGACCGCTGATCGACGAACGCGGGCTCACCCTGATCGGCCTCGCGCTCACGAACCTGTCGAAGGACGACGCGATCCAGCTGGCGTTGCCGTTCGACGCGAAGCCGAGGGACGCGCTCGATTCGACCCTCGACACCGTCCGGGACCGCTTCGGTTCGAAGTCCATCACGCGGGCGGTGCACCTCGGGCAGGTCGAGGAACCGTGGGTGCCACTGCTGCCGGACTGA
- a CDS encoding DUF6010 family protein, which yields MVIIAPILVGLVYVVLMSLIHEPHRRRFNAIMVAGAGAAYASGGGLGIWELVFTAVMAYVAYRGLESWTFIGIGWLLHTAWDVVHHLKGAPIIPFLDDSSFGCAICDPVIAIWCFAGGPVVFRRARSSVG from the coding sequence ATGGTGATCATCGCGCCGATCCTCGTCGGCCTCGTCTATGTCGTCCTGATGTCGCTGATCCACGAGCCGCATCGGCGCCGCTTCAACGCGATCATGGTGGCGGGCGCCGGAGCCGCGTATGCGAGCGGAGGCGGACTCGGGATCTGGGAGTTGGTCTTCACCGCGGTGATGGCGTACGTGGCTTACCGCGGCCTCGAGTCCTGGACGTTCATCGGCATCGGCTGGCTGCTGCACACCGCTTGGGACGTCGTGCACCATCTCAAGGGTGCGCCGATCATCCCGTTCTTGGACGATTCCTCGTTCGGCTGCGCGATCTGCGATCCGGTGATCGCGATCTGGTGTTTCGCGGGCGGGCCTGTCGTTTTCCGCCGGGCGCGTTCGTCGGTCGGGTGA